A genomic region of Eucalyptus grandis isolate ANBG69807.140 chromosome 5, ASM1654582v1, whole genome shotgun sequence contains the following coding sequences:
- the LOC104447475 gene encoding G-type lectin S-receptor-like serine/threonine-protein kinase At1g61480 isoform X1, translated as MTIPRLFTSEELLRDTAWKDQMKEDDTSNLVIYDFDSIRLATDNFNMKNKLGQGGFGPVYKGKLNDGKEIAAKRLSSSSGQGIAEFKNEILLISKLQHRNLVRLLGCCIEEEEKILVYEYLPNKSLDTFLFDSKEKAKLSWSVRFHIIQGVARGLLYLHRDSCLRVIHRDLKVSNILLDEKMNPKISDFGLSRMFEGTQVLVNTHKVVGTLFGVLLLEIISGKKNTSLDYPGQNLNVLAYAWHLWCEGRGLDLIDEGIADAFSELEVMRCIQLGLLCTQDHATDRPNMLAVVLMLNGESNLSQPKQPTYTFSSSLAHEVPSQEESIRSMNTITITTVEGR; from the exons atgacaatccCAAGGCTCTTTACGTCAGAAGAACTACTAAGGGACACTGCTTGGAAAGACCAAATGAAGGAAGATGATACATCAAATTTGGTCATTTATGACTTCGATAGCATACGCCTCGCAACAGACAACTTCAACATGAAAAACAAACTTGGGCAGGGAGGGTTTGGCCCAGTTTATAAG GGAAAACTGAACGATGGTAAGGAGATAGCAGCAAAGAGACTTTCAAGCAGCTCAGGCCAAGGCATAGCGGAGTTCAAGAATGAGATCCTTCtaatatccaaacttcaacaccGAAATCTGGTGAGACTCCTTGGTTGCTGcattgaagaagaggaaaagattCTAGTGTATGAGTACTTGCCTAACAAGAGCTTGGACACCTTCCTCTTTG ATTCAAAAGAGAAGGCAAAACTTAGCTGGAGTGTACGCTTCCACATTATCCAGGGGGTCGCAAGAGGGCTGCTTTACCTCCACCGCGATTCTTGCCTTAGAGTCATACATCGGGATTTGAAAGTGAGCAACATTCTCTTGGATGAAAAGATGAATCccaagatttcagattttgggcTGTCACGGATGTTTGAAGGAACTCAAGTTTTGGTAAATACTCACAAAGTTGTGGGGACACT ctttggAGTACTACTATTGGAGATTATCAGCGGCAAGAAGAACACAAGTTTAGATTACCCAGGGCAGAATCTCAATGTCCTCGCTTAT GCTTGGCACTTGTGGTGTGAAGGCAGAGGATTGGATCTAATAGATGAAGGCATTGCCGATGCATTTTCGGAGTTAGAAGTGATGAGATGCATTCAGTTGGGGCTTCTCTGTACGCAAGATCATGCCACAGATAGACCCAACATGTTGGCCGTGGTTCTAATGCTGAATGGGGAGTCCAATCTTTCACAGCCAAAGCAACCGACATATACATTTTCAAGCTCGCTGGCTCACGAAGTCCCATCACAAGAAGAAAGCATCCGGTCCATGAATACCATCACCATTACTACGGTTGAAGGAagataa
- the LOC104447475 gene encoding G-type lectin S-receptor-like serine/threonine-protein kinase SD1-13 isoform X2 produces MSPEYAMGGIFSEKSDVYSFGVLLLEIISGKKNTSLDYPGQNLNVLAYAWHLWCEGRGLDLIDEGIADAFSELEVMRCIQLGLLCTQDHATDRPNMLAVVLMLNGESNLSQPKQPTYTFSSSLAHEVPSQEESIRSMNTITITTVEGR; encoded by the exons ATGTCTCCAGAGTATGCCATGGGTGGGATATTTTCTGAGAAATCtgatgtttatagctttggAGTACTACTATTGGAGATTATCAGCGGCAAGAAGAACACAAGTTTAGATTACCCAGGGCAGAATCTCAATGTCCTCGCTTAT GCTTGGCACTTGTGGTGTGAAGGCAGAGGATTGGATCTAATAGATGAAGGCATTGCCGATGCATTTTCGGAGTTAGAAGTGATGAGATGCATTCAGTTGGGGCTTCTCTGTACGCAAGATCATGCCACAGATAGACCCAACATGTTGGCCGTGGTTCTAATGCTGAATGGGGAGTCCAATCTTTCACAGCCAAAGCAACCGACATATACATTTTCAAGCTCGCTGGCTCACGAAGTCCCATCACAAGAAGAAAGCATCCGGTCCATGAATACCATCACCATTACTACGGTTGAAGGAagataa
- the LOC120293427 gene encoding LOW QUALITY PROTEIN: G-type lectin S-receptor-like serine/threonine-protein kinase At1g61480 (The sequence of the model RefSeq protein was modified relative to this genomic sequence to represent the inferred CDS: inserted 1 base in 1 codon) produces the protein MSSCFTISLSLLFFFINFVGTESAPTFLRHYCPNATLFTPNSIYQSNLNTLLSSLSSAATDTADGFANAVVGQNPPDQVYGLFLCRGDVDSATCSNCVATGKQDILQRCPNRRVSVIWYDECMLRYSDGSIHSVMEQMPSITMYHTRKITNPTQFMQVLRETVDDITARASVGKSGKKLAVAEANFTSLQKLYTLAQCTPDLTVLECNTCLRATIAGLPRAKQGGRLFTPSCSMRFELYPFYNASAMAVLVPPPSFLRSPPAPVTRRKALQSSTIDSITASSPLVQNQTLVSSSQIFELGFFTPKGSAKQYVGIWYKKMTPSRVVWVANRDKPLGHTDQSASLIIGEDGNLKLLDGRQNTVWSTNVMAKSNYSEALLSDFGNFVLQDRNENIMWESFDEPTDTLLPNMKIGVNXEKGKKLNLTSWKGEDDPSLGSFVMGVTSETPPQVFTWNGSSPYWRSGQWDKTKFIGIPNMTNTYYDLQQDNVQGTSYYYLNNYNNSFFGYTFISSEGSVKSVCWANGWLTYWKAPAPTNPCEIYGICGPFGVCKQFSSPMCRCLKGFKPRSDEEWNRGNWTRGCLRKMELNCQKSASTAASTTVEKDMFWQMRQIKLPDSADHLLIDNAEGCQSWCLENCSCLAFSYVNAIGCMAWSKDLLDTQQFSIGGEDLFIRLADASVGADTG, from the exons ATGAGTTCTTGCTTcaccatctccctctctctcctcttcttcttcataaaTTTTGTAGGTACTGAATCAGCACCTACGTTTCTACGGCATTACTGCCCAAATGCCACACTCTTCACTCCCAACTCCATCTACCAATCCAACCTCAAcaccctcctctcttctctctcctctgccgCCACCGACACCGCTGACGGCTTTGCCAATGCTGTCGTCGGCCAAAACCCTCCCGACCAGGTCTACGGGCTCTTCCTCTGCCGCGGTGACGTCGACTCCGCCACGTGCAGCAACTGCGTGGCCACTGGAAAACAGGATATCCTCCAAAGATGCCCCAACCGGCGAGTCTCCGTGATCTGGTATGATGAGTGTATGTTGAGGTACTCCGATGGCTCCATCCACTCAGTCATGGAACAAATGCCTTCTATCACGATGTACCACACCAGGAAAATCACCAATCCAACCCAGTTCATGCAAGTCCTGAGAGAGACCGTGGACGACATCACTGCGAGGGCTTCAGTCGGCAAGTCGGGGAAGAAACTTGCCGTTGCGGAGGCAAACTTTACGAGTTTGCAGAAGCTGTACACGCTCGCACAGTGCACACCGGACTTGACGGTGTTGGAGTGCAACACGTGCCTCCGGGCAACAATCGCGGGTCTTCCACGGGCGAAGCAAGGTGGGAGGTTGTTCACTCCGAGCTGCAGCATGAGGTTCGAGCTGTACCCATTTTACAatgcctcggccatggcggtgCTGGTGCCTCCCCCGTCCTTCCTTCGTTCTCCTCCTGCTCCCGTGACCAGACGTAAAG CACTTCAAAGCAGCACAATTGACAGCATAACTGCATCAAGTCCACTGGTTCAGAACCAAACCCTTGTCTCTAGTAGTCAAATCTTTGAGCTCGGGTTCTTCACGCCTAAAGGATCAGCAAAGCAGTACGTAGGAATATGGTACAAGAAGATGACTCCCTCCAGAGTCGTCTGGGTGGCCAACAGGGACAAGCCACTTGGACATACAGATCAATCTGCAAGTTTAATAATTGGGGAAGATGGAAATCTGAAGCTTCTTGATGGGCGACAAAACACTGTGTGGTCTACTAATGTCATGGCAAAGTCGAATTATTCTGAAGCACTGCTTTCAGACTTTGGAAACTTTGTTCTTCAAGACAGGAACGAGAATATAATGTGGGAAAGCTTTGATGAGCCAACCGACACTCTCTTGCCAAACATGAAGATTGGAGTAa gtgaaaaaggaaagaaactaaACTTGACTTCCTGGAAAGGCGAAGATGATCCCTCACTCGGAAGCTTTGTCATGGGAGTGACATCGGAGACACCGCCTCAGGTTTTCACTTGGAATGGATCAAGTCCTTACTGGAGAAGTGGACAGTGGGATAAAACCAAGTTCATTGGAATACCGAACATGACCAACACATACTACGATCTCCAACAAGATAATGTCCAGGGAACCTCATATTATTACCTCAATAATTACAACAACTCCTTCTTTGGATATACTTTCATCTCTTCTGAAGGATCTGTAAAGTCAGTTTGTTGGGCCAATGGCTGGTTAACATACTGGAAGGCACCGGCACCAACTAACCCTTGTGAAATTTATGGAATATGTGGCCCCTTTGGAGTTTGCAAACAGTTTAGTTCACCCATGTGCAGATGCTTAAAAGGTTTTAAACCTAGATCAGATGAAGAATGGAACAGAGGAAACTGGACCAGAGGGTGCCTTaggaaaatggaattgaattgTCAGAAATCTGCAAGCACAGCAGCTTCAACAACTGTGGAAAAAGATATGTTCTGGCAAATGAGACAAATAAAATTGCCTGATTCCGCTGATCATTTGTTGATAGATAATGCGGAAGGATGTCAAAGTTGGTGCCTAGAAAACTGCTCGTGCTTGGCCTTTTCTTATGTGAATGCTATAGGATGTATGGCTTGGAGTAAAGACCTTCTAGATACTCAGCAATTCTCCATTGGTGGCGAAGATCTATTTATTCGACTTGCGGATGCGAGTGTGGGTGCGGATACAGGCTGA
- the LOC104447633 gene encoding G-type lectin S-receptor-like serine/threonine-protein kinase At1g61480 isoform X1 — protein MTPSKKVWVANRDKPIGDTDKSASLIIGNDGNMKLLDGQQNTVWSTNVMAKSNYSAAHLSDHGNFVLQDRNANILWESFDEPTDTLLPNMKIGVNVKTGKKRNLISWKGEDDPSFGSFVVGMTSETPPQLFTWNGLSPYWRSGQWDKTRFIGIPAMDSTYFDVQQDIVQGTSYYINNNHNNSIFGYTFISSEGTLQGALWANNGWLTYWRAPAPTNPCEIYGKCGPFGVCNQISSPICRCLEGFKPISDEEWNRGNWTRGCLRELELNCQKSASTAASTIVKKDRFWKITQMKLPDSADYSLIDDAERCQSWCLENCTCLAYSFVNAIGCMTWSKDLLDTLQLPTGGEDLFIRLVDTSAGADAGVVADTGVPTRTKLIISLSTISGIILFGASISVCCLSKWRGKLRKMTIPRLFRSVAAAIRSEKLLRETASKEQMKEDDASKVVVYDFDSIRLATDNFDAKNKLGQGGFGPVYKGKLSDGKEIAAKRLSSSSGQGIAEFKNEILLISKLQHRNLVRLLGSCTEREEKILVYEYLPNKSLDAFLFDSEKKAKLSWAVRFRIIEGVARGLLYLHRDSCLRVIHRDLKVSNILLDEKMNPKISDFGLARMFESSQVLVNTHKVVGTLGYMSPEYAMGGAFSEKSDVYSFGVLLLEIISSKKNTSLDYPGQHLNLLAYAWHLWCEGRGLDLMDAAIANTFSALEVMRCIQVGLLCTQDHAIDRPNMSAIVLMLNGESELSQPKQPAYTFQRLLAQQVQSQEGSIRSMNTITITTVEGR, from the exons ATGACTCCCTCCAAAAAAGTCTGGGTGGCCAACAGGGACAAGCCAATTGGAGACACAGATAAATCTGCGAGTTTAATAATTGGCAACGATGGAAATATGAAGCTTCTTGATGGGCAACAAAACACTGTGTGGTCGACTAATGTCATGGCAAAGTCGAATTATTCTGCAGCCCACCTTTCAGACCATGGAAACTTTGTTCTTCAAGACAGGAATGCGAATATATTGTGGGAAAGCTTTGATGAGCCAACTGACACTCTCCTGCCAAACATGAAGATCGGAGTAAACGTGAAAACAGGAAAGAAACGAAACTTGATTTCCTGGAAAGGTGAAGATGATCCCTCGTTCGGAAGCTTTGTTGTAGGAATGACATCGGAAACACCACCTCAGCTTTTTACTTGGAATGGATTGAGTCCTTACTGGAGAAGTGGACAATGGGATAAAACCAGGTTCATCGGAATACCCGCCATGGACAGCACATACTTTGATGTCCAGCAAGATATTGTCCAGGGAACATCATATTATATCAACAATAATCACAACAACTCCATCTTTGGATATACTTTCATCTCTTCTGAAGGAACTTTACAGGGGGCTTTATGGGCCAATAATGGCTGGTTAACATACTGGAGGGCACCGGCACCAACTAACCCCTGTgaaatttatggaaaatgtgGGCCCTTTGGAGTTTGCAACCAAATTAGTTCACCTATTTGCAGATGCTTAGAAGGTTTCAAACCAATATCAGATGAAGAATGGAACAGAGGAAACTGGACCAGAGGATGCCTTAGGGAATTGGAATTGAATTGTCAGAAATCTGCCAGCACAGCTGCTTCAACGATTGTCAAAAAAGATAGGTTCTGGAAAATAACACAGATGAAGTTACCTGATTCCGCTGATTATTCTTTGATAGATGATGCAGAAAGATGTCAAAGTTGGTGCCTAGAAAACTGCACATGCTTGGCCTATTCTTTTGTGAATGCTATAGGATGTATGACTTGGAGTAAAGACCTCCTAGATACTCTGCAACTCCCCACAGGTGGCGAAGATCTGTTTATTCGACTTGTGGACACAAGTGCGGGTGCGGATGCGGGTGTGGTTGCGGATACAg GTGTACCTACACGGACAAAACTTATCATCAGTCTCAGTACTATATCTGGAATCATCTTATTTGGAGCTAGTATTTCAGTCTGTTGTCTTTCAAAGTGGAgag GAAagcttaggaaaatgacaatccCAAGGCTCTTTAGGTCAGTGGCTGCAGCCATCAGATCAGAAAAACTGCTAAGGGAAACTGCATCGAAAGAGCAAATGAAGGAAGATGATGCATCGAAAGTGGTGGTTTATGATTTTGATAGCATACGCCTAGCGACAGACAACTTCGACGCAAAAAACAAACTCGGGCAGGGAGGGTTTGGCCCAGTTTATAAG GGAAAACTGAGCGATGGTAAGGAGATAGCAGCAAAGAGACTTTCGAGCAGCTCAGGCCAAGGCATAGCAGAGTTCAAGAATGAGATCCTTCTAATATCTAAACTTCAACACCGAAATCTGGTGAGACTCCTCGGTAGCTGCAccgaaagagaagaaaagattcTAGTGTATGAGTACTTGCCGAACAAGAGCTTGGACGCCTTCCTTTTTG ATTCAGAAAAGAAGGCGAAACTTAGTTGGGCCGTACGATTCCGCATTATCGAGGGGGTTGCGAGAGGGCTGCTTTACCTCCACCGCGATTCTTGCCTTAGGGTCATACATCGAGATTTGAAAGTGAGCAACATTCTCTTGGATGAAAAGATGAATCCAAAGATTTCTGATTTTGGGTTGGCGCGGATGTTTGAAAGCAGTCAAGTTTTGGTCAATACTCACAAAGTTGTGGGGACACT CGGCTACATGTCTCCCGAGTATGCTATGGGTGGGGCATTTTCTGAGAAATCCGATGTTTATAGCTTTGGAGTACTGCTATTGGAGATTATCAGTAGCAAGAAGAACACAAGTTTAGATTACCCTGGGCAGCATCTCAATCTCCTTGCTTAT GCTTGGCACTTGTGGTGTGAAGGGAGAGGTTTGGACCTGATGGATGCAGCCATTGCTAACACATTTTCAGCGTTAGAAGTAATGAGATGCATTCAGGTGGGGCTTCTCTGTACGCAAGACCACGCCATAGATAGACCCAACATGTCAGCCATAGTTCTAATGCTGAATGGGGAGTCCGAACTTTCACAACCAAAGCAACCGGCATATACATTTCAAAGGCTGCTGGCTCAGCAAGTCCAATCACAAGAAGGAAGCATCCGGTCCATGAATACCATCACCATTACTACAGTTGAAGGAagataa
- the LOC104447633 gene encoding G-type lectin S-receptor-like serine/threonine-protein kinase At1g61480 isoform X2 gives MTPSKKVWVANRDKPIGDTDKSASLIIGNDGNMKLLDGQQNTVWSTNVMAKSNYSAAHLSDHGNFVLQDRNANILWESFDEPTDTLLPNMKIGVNVKTGKKRNLISWKGEDDPSFGSFVVGMTSETPPQLFTWNGLSPYWRSGQWDKTRFIGIPAMDSTYFDVQQDIVQGTSYYINNNHNNSIFGYTFISSEGTLQGALWANNGWLTYWRAPAPTNPCEIYGKCGPFGVCNQISSPICRCLEGFKPISDEEWNRGNWTRGCLRELELNCQKSASTAASTIVKKDRFWKITQMKLPDSADYSLIDDAERCQSWCLENCTCLAYSFVNAIGCMTWSKDLLDTLQLPTGGEDLFIRLVDTSAGADAGVVADTGVPTRTKLIISLSTISGIILFGASISVCCLSKWRGKLRKMTIPRLFRSVAAAIRSEKLLRETASKEQMKEDDASKVVVYDFDSIRLATDNFDAKNKLGQGGFGPVYKGKLSDGKEIAAKRLSSSSGQGIAEFKNEILLISKLQHRNLVRLLGSCTEREEKILVYEYLPNKSLDAFLFDSEKKAKLSWAVRFRIIEGVARGLLYLHRDSCLRVIHRDLKVSNILLDEKMNPKISDFGLARMFESSQVLVNTHKVVGTLFGVLLLEIISSKKNTSLDYPGQHLNLLAYAWHLWCEGRGLDLMDAAIANTFSALEVMRCIQVGLLCTQDHAIDRPNMSAIVLMLNGESELSQPKQPAYTFQRLLAQQVQSQEGSIRSMNTITITTVEGR, from the exons ATGACTCCCTCCAAAAAAGTCTGGGTGGCCAACAGGGACAAGCCAATTGGAGACACAGATAAATCTGCGAGTTTAATAATTGGCAACGATGGAAATATGAAGCTTCTTGATGGGCAACAAAACACTGTGTGGTCGACTAATGTCATGGCAAAGTCGAATTATTCTGCAGCCCACCTTTCAGACCATGGAAACTTTGTTCTTCAAGACAGGAATGCGAATATATTGTGGGAAAGCTTTGATGAGCCAACTGACACTCTCCTGCCAAACATGAAGATCGGAGTAAACGTGAAAACAGGAAAGAAACGAAACTTGATTTCCTGGAAAGGTGAAGATGATCCCTCGTTCGGAAGCTTTGTTGTAGGAATGACATCGGAAACACCACCTCAGCTTTTTACTTGGAATGGATTGAGTCCTTACTGGAGAAGTGGACAATGGGATAAAACCAGGTTCATCGGAATACCCGCCATGGACAGCACATACTTTGATGTCCAGCAAGATATTGTCCAGGGAACATCATATTATATCAACAATAATCACAACAACTCCATCTTTGGATATACTTTCATCTCTTCTGAAGGAACTTTACAGGGGGCTTTATGGGCCAATAATGGCTGGTTAACATACTGGAGGGCACCGGCACCAACTAACCCCTGTgaaatttatggaaaatgtgGGCCCTTTGGAGTTTGCAACCAAATTAGTTCACCTATTTGCAGATGCTTAGAAGGTTTCAAACCAATATCAGATGAAGAATGGAACAGAGGAAACTGGACCAGAGGATGCCTTAGGGAATTGGAATTGAATTGTCAGAAATCTGCCAGCACAGCTGCTTCAACGATTGTCAAAAAAGATAGGTTCTGGAAAATAACACAGATGAAGTTACCTGATTCCGCTGATTATTCTTTGATAGATGATGCAGAAAGATGTCAAAGTTGGTGCCTAGAAAACTGCACATGCTTGGCCTATTCTTTTGTGAATGCTATAGGATGTATGACTTGGAGTAAAGACCTCCTAGATACTCTGCAACTCCCCACAGGTGGCGAAGATCTGTTTATTCGACTTGTGGACACAAGTGCGGGTGCGGATGCGGGTGTGGTTGCGGATACAg GTGTACCTACACGGACAAAACTTATCATCAGTCTCAGTACTATATCTGGAATCATCTTATTTGGAGCTAGTATTTCAGTCTGTTGTCTTTCAAAGTGGAgag GAAagcttaggaaaatgacaatccCAAGGCTCTTTAGGTCAGTGGCTGCAGCCATCAGATCAGAAAAACTGCTAAGGGAAACTGCATCGAAAGAGCAAATGAAGGAAGATGATGCATCGAAAGTGGTGGTTTATGATTTTGATAGCATACGCCTAGCGACAGACAACTTCGACGCAAAAAACAAACTCGGGCAGGGAGGGTTTGGCCCAGTTTATAAG GGAAAACTGAGCGATGGTAAGGAGATAGCAGCAAAGAGACTTTCGAGCAGCTCAGGCCAAGGCATAGCAGAGTTCAAGAATGAGATCCTTCTAATATCTAAACTTCAACACCGAAATCTGGTGAGACTCCTCGGTAGCTGCAccgaaagagaagaaaagattcTAGTGTATGAGTACTTGCCGAACAAGAGCTTGGACGCCTTCCTTTTTG ATTCAGAAAAGAAGGCGAAACTTAGTTGGGCCGTACGATTCCGCATTATCGAGGGGGTTGCGAGAGGGCTGCTTTACCTCCACCGCGATTCTTGCCTTAGGGTCATACATCGAGATTTGAAAGTGAGCAACATTCTCTTGGATGAAAAGATGAATCCAAAGATTTCTGATTTTGGGTTGGCGCGGATGTTTGAAAGCAGTCAAGTTTTGGTCAATACTCACAAAGTTGTGGGGACACT CTTTGGAGTACTGCTATTGGAGATTATCAGTAGCAAGAAGAACACAAGTTTAGATTACCCTGGGCAGCATCTCAATCTCCTTGCTTAT GCTTGGCACTTGTGGTGTGAAGGGAGAGGTTTGGACCTGATGGATGCAGCCATTGCTAACACATTTTCAGCGTTAGAAGTAATGAGATGCATTCAGGTGGGGCTTCTCTGTACGCAAGACCACGCCATAGATAGACCCAACATGTCAGCCATAGTTCTAATGCTGAATGGGGAGTCCGAACTTTCACAACCAAAGCAACCGGCATATACATTTCAAAGGCTGCTGGCTCAGCAAGTCCAATCACAAGAAGGAAGCATCCGGTCCATGAATACCATCACCATTACTACAGTTGAAGGAagataa